A stretch of DNA from Dokdonia sp. PRO95:
AATATATACTACTATGAGCCTATCTACAGAAGTGATGACCGCAATGAAAGAAGCAATGAAAGCTAAAGATCAAAATGCACTAACATCATTACGTGCTATAAAATCTGCAATCTTACTTGCGCAGACAGAGACGGGTTCAAAAGAAGAGATTACCGAAGAGCAGGAGCTTAAATTGTTGCAAAAACTTGTGAAGCAGCGTAAGGATAGTGCAGCTATTTTTACCGAGCAGGGACGCAATGACTTAGCAGAACCTGAGATAGCACAGGCAGAAGTGATAGCTCGATTTTTACCAGAACAAATGAGTGAGGCAGATGTAGCTAAAGTAGTAGATGAGGTCATTGCTGCAACAGGAGCCCAAGGGATGAAAGATATGGGAAAAGTGATGGGACAGGTAAATGCTAGACTGACTGGAAAAGCAGATGGTAAAACGATTAGTACAATTGTTAAGGCACGTCTTTCTTAAAAGTATATAGATAACTTAATTTTTTTAAAACCCTTGTATAATAGCCTTTTATGCGTGAAAGCAGTCTTTTCATCGAATTGACAACGTAGTTGTGTCATTTAATTAAAAGGTTTACTAATATTGTGCTCCCCAGCGAGACTCCTGCAGTCTTTAAATAAACCCCCTAAATAGTTTTTAACGTTTAACTTTTATACCAACAGGTTATGAAGGGATTTATGAGGTGCGCCTTTATTTTAGTGATTATTTTGAGTGCCGTAAGTAGCGCAAGTGCTCAACAAGGAAAGCTTGCGAGAGCAAATAAAAAGTTTAATCAGCTAGCTTATATAGATGCGATAGAGATTTATAAAGACCTCGTTGCAGAGGGTTTTAAATCATATCAAGTTTTTAATAAAATTGCAGAGGCTTATTACTATAATGGTAAGTATTCTCAAGCCCAAGAATGGTATGGCAAACTCACAGAGAGCTATGCAGATTCTGTAAGTGATGAGCATTACTTTAGATATGCTCAAACACTACGCGCTATAAAAGAATATGATAAGTCTGATGAGATGATGCAAATATTTGCAGATCGTAGCGGAAATGATTTTAGGGCAAAACTATTCAAAGAAAACCCAGACTATACAAAGGTAGAAGGGTACCGAGAAAGTTATTATACGGTTAATATGATACGAGAGATGAACTCTCGATACTCAGATTTTGGTCCGTCATATTATAAAAACCAAGTGATTTTTGCTTCGGCAAGAGATACGGGTTCCATTACAAGACGTATACATAAGTGGAACAATCAGCCATTTCTAGATTTATATAAGTCTACTATGAAAGAAGACGGAAGCATGTCTCCGCCTTCACGTTTTCACCGCAAGGTAAATACCATCTTTCATGAAAGCACTCCTACGTTTACAAAGGATGGAAAGATAATGTATTTTACAAGAAATAATTTTACAGATGGAGATTTTGCAAAATCGTCAGATGGGATTAATAAATTAAAGATTTACAAATCAACGCTACTCGATAAAGATAAAGGAAGTTGGTCTGAAGCGATTGAAGTTTCATTTAATGAAGAAGAATATGCGACTGCGCATCCTGCTTTGAGTCCAGATGGAAAAACTCTTTATTTTTCATCAGATAGACCAGGGAGTGTGGGGCTGTCAGATATTTGGAAAGTAGCTATTAACGGTGATGGAAGCTTTGGTGAACCTGTAAATCTTGGAAAACCTATAAATACAGAAGGAAGAGATGCCTTTCCATTCATGAGTAGTACTGGGAATCTTTACTATGCCTCAGATGGATATCCAGGGCTGGGTGGACTTGATATTTTTGTAACTAACCCATCTTCAGAAGAGATTACGGTTGCAAGTTTGGGTGAGCCTATTAATAGCTCTGCAGATGATTTTGCTTATATCGTAAACGATACTTTAAAAACTGGTTTCTTCTCTTCAAGTCGTAACCAAGGAATGGGGAGTGATGATATTTATAGATTCAAGCAAAAGGAAAAGCCAGAGCCACGTTGTGATGTAGATGTCTTAGGATTTATAACGGATGCAGTTACAAAACAACCTATAACAGATGCAAAGGTGCAACTCATGAATGCCGATAATGAAGTGGTGAAAGAAGTTGATGTAAATTCTCGCGGGTTATATAGATTTAGTCTTGTTTGCTCAGAGAATTACGTGATCCGTGCGACTTCAAAATTATATTATGCAAAGGAGGTGATAGTAATCACACCGGCAGAACCAGAAACTTTACAAAAAGATATAGAGCTTGAGTTGAGACTTACAGAAGTAGGCGTGGGTGATGATCTTGCAAAACTTCTTAAGCTTAACCCTATTTATTTTGATTATAATAAATCTAACATAAGACCAGATGCAGCGTTAGAACTTACAAAAGTGATTTCGGCCATGAAGCAAGTGCCAGATATGGTGATAAGTGTAAGGTCTCATACTGACAGTAGAGGTAAGGATGACTATAACCTGTCACTTTCAGATAGAAGAGCAAAGTCTACAGTTGCATATATTATCTCTAGAGGTATCGACGCTGGTAGAATTACTGGTCAAGGCTATGGAGAGACAGAGCTGGTAAATAACTGTGATAATAATGCAGACTGTACAGAGGAGCAACATCAATTAAATCGTCGTTCAGAATTTATTGTGATTACTCAGTAAAGATTTACATTTGCGCTTTCGCGAAAGCGTAAAAAGGCTCAGTAGTTCAATTGGATAGAATATCAGATTTCGGCTCTGACGGTTGGAGGTTCGAATCCTCTCTGGGTCACGAATAAATAGAAAAGGAGGAAATAATTTGAGCTTGCTCAGAAATTATTTTTCTCCTTTTCTATTTTCAAAGCGGAGCTTTGTAGGATCACCGAAGCGCAGCAGAGGTAATCCTTTCGTGAAAGTTTCCATTACAGATATATCTTTCTTTAAGAAGTTTGATTTCTGTCCCTTCCAGCTCACGAATGAGTACAAAGTTCCCAAAGTAAATCAAGTATTCTTTAATTTCTAATTGGGGCTTTTCTATTTTCAAAGCGGAGCTTTGTAGGATCACCGAAGCGCAGCAGAGGTAATCCTTTCGTGAAAGTTTCCATTACAAATATATCTTTCTTTAAAAAGTTTGATCTCTGTCCCTTCCAGCTCACGAATGAGTACAAAGT
This window harbors:
- a CDS encoding OmpA family protein, which translates into the protein MKGFMRCAFILVIILSAVSSASAQQGKLARANKKFNQLAYIDAIEIYKDLVAEGFKSYQVFNKIAEAYYYNGKYSQAQEWYGKLTESYADSVSDEHYFRYAQTLRAIKEYDKSDEMMQIFADRSGNDFRAKLFKENPDYTKVEGYRESYYTVNMIREMNSRYSDFGPSYYKNQVIFASARDTGSITRRIHKWNNQPFLDLYKSTMKEDGSMSPPSRFHRKVNTIFHESTPTFTKDGKIMYFTRNNFTDGDFAKSSDGINKLKIYKSTLLDKDKGSWSEAIEVSFNEEEYATAHPALSPDGKTLYFSSDRPGSVGLSDIWKVAINGDGSFGEPVNLGKPINTEGRDAFPFMSSTGNLYYASDGYPGLGGLDIFVTNPSSEEITVASLGEPINSSADDFAYIVNDTLKTGFFSSSRNQGMGSDDIYRFKQKEKPEPRCDVDVLGFITDAVTKQPITDAKVQLMNADNEVVKEVDVNSRGLYRFSLVCSENYVIRATSKLYYAKEVIVITPAEPETLQKDIELELRLTEVGVGDDLAKLLKLNPIYFDYNKSNIRPDAALELTKVISAMKQVPDMVISVRSHTDSRGKDDYNLSLSDRRAKSTVAYIISRGIDAGRITGQGYGETELVNNCDNNADCTEEQHQLNRRSEFIVITQ
- a CDS encoding GatB/YqeY domain-containing protein — its product is MSLSTEVMTAMKEAMKAKDQNALTSLRAIKSAILLAQTETGSKEEITEEQELKLLQKLVKQRKDSAAIFTEQGRNDLAEPEIAQAEVIARFLPEQMSEADVAKVVDEVIAATGAQGMKDMGKVMGQVNARLTGKADGKTISTIVKARLS